The following proteins come from a genomic window of Spea bombifrons isolate aSpeBom1 chromosome 10, aSpeBom1.2.pri, whole genome shotgun sequence:
- the SWAP70 gene encoding switch-associated protein 70 — MALRDELLKPIWHAFTALDLDRCGKVSKSQLKVLSHNLCTLLNVPHDPVALEEHFRDDDEGPVSNHGYMPYLNKFILDKVQGDINKIEFNRMCWTLCAKKNLTQNPLCISEDSAFKIWTIFNFLSEDKYPLVMVPEEIEYLLKKLTEAMGGGWQQALFEDYKISLHQKESCLSVWELIELVGSGHFSKGMDQATVSMAITEVFNELVLDVLKQGYMLKKGHKRKNWTERWFVLKPNVVTYYGSEDLKDKKGDIILDENCCVESLSDKDGKKCLFLVKCLDKSYEISASDKKKRQEWIQAIQTVINLRKMGLSSPHREARQKRKALRQKMLAEQMEMEKKMKELQLANETKQRELENVRKQLKDAAERATEEEKRRQETHVELQDRFRVELEQEQMIRRQMEEQVAQKSSELEQYLVRVRELEQMYHQLQEALDDEKQARQDEETVRRLQAQLLEEEAAKRAALEKLHKEQELAIKMTEAEKKELESMQEVKEKALQEAMQQLEHLEKERLEALEQYKTVTKNLEVARCKTMSWKDKVAHHEGLIRLIQPGAKNPGLITNWGPASFTQGELHEREKNWQVMKGSSTEQPPWVTAKRSGESGSGSSE, encoded by the exons gttCTCTCTCACAATCTGTGCACCCTGTTAAATGTCCCCCACGATCCGGTGGCCCTGGAGGAACATTTCAGAGACGACGACGAAGGGCCCGTCTCTAACCATGGATACATGCCTTATCTGAACAAATTCATTCTGGATAAA gTTCAAGGAGACATCAATAAGATTGAATTTAACAGAATGTGTTGGACTTTATGCGCCAAGAAGAATCTCACCCAGAACCCTCTGTGCATCAGCGAGGACAGCGCCTTCAAAATATGGACCATATTTAACTTCCTATCGGAGGACAAATACCCTCTGGTCATGGTCCCTGAAGAG ATCGAGTATTTGTTGAAGAAGCTGACGGAGGCGATGGGGGGAGGCTGGCAGCAGGCGCTGTTTGAGGATTACAAGATCAGCCTCCATCAGAAGGAGAGCTGTCTGTCCGTCTGGGAGCTCATTGAGCTGGTCGGCAGTGGCCATTTCAGTAAAGGCATGGACCAGGCCACCGTTTCCATGGCAATTACTGAAGTCTTTAACGAGCTCGTCCTCGACGTCCTGAAACAG GGATACATGTTGAAGAAAGGACACAAGCGGAAGAACTGGACGGAGCGCTGGTTCGTGCTGAAGCCAAACGTCGTCACGTATTACGGCAGCGAAGACCTGAAGGACAAAAAAGGGGACATTATTCTGGACGAGAACTGCTGCGTGGAG TCCTTGTCAGATAAAGATGGGAAGAAGTGCCTTTTTCTCGTGAAATGTTTGGATAAAAGCTATGAGATCAGCGCCTCAGATAAGAAGAAGAGACAGGAGTGGATCCAAG CCATCCAGACCGTGATTAACCTGAGGAAGATGGGACTCTCCTCCCCGCACAGGGAGGCGCGACAGAAGCGGAAGGCCCTGCGCCAGAAGATGCTGGCGGAGCAGATGGAGATGGAGAAGAAGATGAAGGAACTACAGCTGGCCAATGAGACAAAACAGAGGGAACTGGAGAACGTGCGCAAG CAACTGAAAGATGCGGCCGAGCGGGCGACGGAGGAAGAGAAGAGACGGCAGGAGACTCACGTGGAGCTGCAGGACCGGTTCCGAGTGGAGCTGGAGCAGGAGCAGATG ATTCGCCGGCAGATGGAGGAGCAGGTGGCACAGAAGTCGTCCGAGCTGGAGCAGTACTTGGTGCGGGTCCGCGAACTCGAGCAAATGTACCACCAGCTGCAGGAGGCCCTGGACGATGAGAAGCAAGCGAGGCAAGACGAGGAGACCGTCCGGCGCCTTCAGGCACA GCTGCTGGAGGAAGAGGCGGCCAAGAGAGCGGCGCTAGAGAAGCTGCACAAAGAGCAGGAGCTGGCCATAAAAATGACCGAAGCCGAGAAGAAAGAACTGGAGAGCATGCAAGAGGTTAAAGAGAAAGCTCTGCAAGAGGCGATGCAGCAGCTGGAGCACCTCGAGAAGGAGCGTCTGGAGGCCCTGGAGCAGTACAAG ACAGTTACAAAGAATCTCGAAGTGGCAAGATGCAAGACGATGAGCTGGAAGGACAAAGTGGCTCACCACGAAGGGTTAATCCGATTAATACagccag GTGCGAAAAATCCTGGTCTCATCACAAATTGGGGGCCGGCGTCCTTCACCCAGGGGGAGCTGCATGAGCGCGAGAAAAACTGGCAGGTGATGAAGGGCAGCAGCACAGAACAACCGCCCTGGGTCACTGCGAAACGCAGCGGGGAATCGGGCAGCGGGAGCTCGGAGTGA